Within the Candidatus Margulisiibacteriota bacterium genome, the region CAGGGGCTGGCAGGCCAATGTCGATGCTTCATCAAATGTTTACGCAAGCTGCACAACTCTCTCGACCGATTTTCCCGTTAGCGGGGGGGCCTTTCAAACCTCGAGGCCTTCCGCTCTTCTAAACGGGTCCCTTTCAAAATTCAGCCCCGAAGGGGCCCTGCTCTATTCGACCTATGTAGGAGGATCAGGTGTCGATAACAGCCTAAAAATGGCGGCAGCCCGGTCCGGAGATATTTTTTTAGCTGGTTATACCACTTCCGCGGATTTTCCGGTTACTGATGACGCGTACCAAAAGGAACTCAAGGGAGGTTACGACGGCCTTCTGATCAGGCTGTCCCCTTCGGGCAACGGCTCTTCAGACCTTGTCTATTCTACATTTTTCGGGGGGTCATCAGATGACACTCTCAAAGATCTCTTTCTTACACAGAGCAACACGCTCTATATTTTTGGCTACAGCGCCTCTAACGACATGCCGGTTACCGCGGGAGTTTACAGCGCTGTCAATTCGGGGGGCACTGATGCTGTTTATGTCAGGTTCGAACTGGGGCCTCCCGCGCCGAGTTCCTTTTTGAGCGCCGCGGCTTCAACAACTTCCCTTTCACATTCCTGGGCAGTGAACTCCACAAATGAAAGCGGTTTTTACATAGTGGACGGCAGCGGGGCCATAAGGTTAAGGGTCCCGGCAGCCGCCTCAACAACTGTCGAAGCCGCTCTGCTTCCCAATACGCTCTACACTTCAAGGTGCACCGCGTACAACGGGGACGGGGCTTTTACCTCCGAGGCCTCGTCAAAGTATACCTGGATAGAGGCCCCTTCCGGCCTTGGTTCAATTAATACCTCTTCAACAAGCATAACAGTGAAAGCCGAGGGAACTTTCAGTAATCTGTCCCTGGGCAGTTCCGGAATACTGATAGAAAACCTGACGGACGGCACGAACAGCGGCTGGATAAAGGCAGACAGCTGGACCTTTTCGGACCTTTTACCGGGCACCGAATACAGCTTCAGGGTAAGATCAAGGAACGGGGACGCCATAGAGAACCCGGTCCCGTTCTCAAAAACTCTGGCCACAGCAGCTAAAACGCCGATATCGGTCTACAGCGCCGGGGTACAGCTTAGGGACGGCGACACCGTCTCCAGCAGGCTGGCATTTTCCGGGATAGCCTCAACAACAGAAGCACTGGACGCTTCATCGGTAAGGATCTATCTGGACGGCTCGCTTGTCAGTGATGGGACTTATTCCTATTATGATTCTTTCGAACAGGCTCCGGACAGGGCTACCATTTCTTATTCCGTCAGAACTCCTCTTGCCGCAGGGACCCACACGCTGAGCATAACTGCCGGAGGGTCTGGAGGCTCATTGTTCGAGGCAAGCCTTGTCGACCTGAGAGTGGCTTCCGAAACCGGCAGCCAAGGCATCATAGGCGCTGTGCTGGCGCACCCCAATCCCTACGATCCTTCTTCCGGCAATGCAAGGATCACCTACAACCTGGAAAAGGATTCAGCCATAGCGCTTTATATCTTCGGGATAAACGGCAGGCTGGTGCTTAAGAAAGAATTCCTTTCCGGATCCAACGGAGGCAAGGCGGGTTTTAACGATGTTGCCTGGGACGGTAAGGATGATTTTGGAAACGAACTGGGCAACGGCGTGTATGCGGTAAGGATAGTGGACAAGGCAGGCATGAAAGTGATAGGAAAAAGCAAAGTCGCCATCATATGCGGCAGCGCATCAAAAACCGGTGCTCCGTTGTGGCCTCTTGCCGCCGTTATCACTGCTGTTCTGGGGCTTACGGCTTCCGGCGGGGCACACAGGTTCTACAGAGCGCTAAAAAGAAAAAAATGATCCGCAAAGGGGCTTTAGAACAGCTTTTCCTGCTCGCCTGATCTGGCAACGGCCGCTTTGACAAAATCCCTGAACAGAGGATGGGGTCTGTTTGGCCTGGACTTGAATTCCGGATGGTACTGGACAGCTATGAAGAAAGGATGATCTGCTATTTCTACCACTTCAACGAGATTCGCATCCGTATAGATGCCGCTGCATTTTAATCCTTTTTCCTCAAGCACAGAACGAAGGTCGTTGTTAACCTCATACCTGTGGCGGTGCCGTTCGTAGATCCATTCTTCCTGATAGCACTCAAAAAGCCTGGTCCCCTGCTCCACCTTGCACGGATAAGCCCCCAGCCTCATGGTCCCGCCCATGTCTTTTATATTTTTCTGGTCGGGTATGTAATCGATCACAGGAAATTTGGTATGCGGGTTGAATTCCGAGCTGTTGGCATCCGCCATGCTGCAAACGCTGCGGGCAAATTCTATGACCGCGCACTGCATACCGAGGCAGAGTCCCAGGAACGGGACCTTGTTTTCCCTGGCATATTTGATGGCCTTGATCTTTCCCTCTATTCCCCTTGAGCCAAACCCTCCGGGCACGATTATCGCGCAGGCGCCGACAAAATGCCTTGAAACATCGTCTTCTTTTTCTATCTCTTCCGAATTAACCCACATAAGCTCGACCTTGACATCCGAGGCGATCCCGCCGTGCTTTAGAGCCTCCACAACGCTCAGATAAGCATCGTTAAGTTCGACATATTTGCCTACAAGCGCTATCTTTACGGACCTTGCGGGGTTCTTTATGACCTCCACCATCTTTTTCCATTCGGACAGGTCCCCGTCGCCGCATTCAAGGCCCAGATACTTAATGAGGGTGTTGTCCACTTTTTCCTTTTGGAGAGAGAGCGGGACCTCGTATATGGAAGAGGCGTCCGGAAGGCCGATCACGGCATCTTTGTCCGTATCGCAGAAGAGGGCTATCTTTTCTTTAAGTTCCTGCGTTATCGGCTCAGTAGAGCGGCATACTATGATCTCCGGATGTATCCCGATGCCCCTGAGTTCTTTTACGCTGTGCTGGGTCGGTTTGGTCTTGAACTCCGCGGTGGTTTCAAGGAACGGGACCAGGGTAACATGGATATGGACTACATTGGCGTGCCCGACTTCTTTTGAGAACTGCCTGGCGGCTTCAAGAAAGGGCAGGCTCTCAATGTCCCCTACCGTGCCCCCTATCTCGCAGATAACAACATCAAACTCTTCCTCTTTAGTGACCCTTCTGATCCTGTCCTTTATTTCGTTGGTTATGTGCGGAACCACCTGGACCGTACCCCCCAAAAAGTCGCCTCTTCTCTCCTTCTGCAGAACTGTCCAGTAGACCATCCCGGTGGTGATGTTGTTGACCTTTCCAAGGTAGGTGTCTATGAACCTTTCATAATGACCCAGGTCAAGGTCTGTTTCGGCCCCGTCCTCGGTAACAAAGA harbors:
- a CDS encoding SBBP repeat-containing protein produces the protein MKKKLVWGFLGAVLFAAAAILLTAPEDKKSGTSKPFHNNLPLYFVENRGQAGPADIKYHAQTKTADIYFGKDRSVISIKGPGNREKSVLRLEYLGAGSGTKISGRDRTKAVFNYLTGNKKEGHKTNVPSYFGIILKNLYNGIDLEYGSKNGSVKSEFVIGRKGKAADIRLRYAGADFLSINKSGDLIVKAGAVKLVESKPYAYQIIGGKIATVEAHYVLLAHDTYGFKTGNYNKLHPLIIDPTLVFSGYIGGTGNDEGEEIFVDSSGYIYIGCETYSDNFPSTPGAYQTTRAGTQNLVISKLSPDASGLEFSTYFGGNGQDFVNALKCDDSGNIYVGGYTNSSNLPATPGCYDNTRSGALDCFVLKLNSTGSAVLYCSYFGGSDNDVAYASCVDDSYNIYLSGYCSSDMPTTPNAYKTVFPGGTSNFAAKLSPSGLGANDLIYSTFIGSGTTRQMQVDSSGNVCLVGDTTSSEYPVTSGCFQPTFGGGDRDAFVTKLNSDGSDLVFSTFLGGSDTDRGWQANVDASSNVYASCTTLSTDFPVSGGAFQTSRPSALLNGSLSKFSPEGALLYSTYVGGSGVDNSLKMAAARSGDIFLAGYTTSADFPVTDDAYQKELKGGYDGLLIRLSPSGNGSSDLVYSTFFGGSSDDTLKDLFLTQSNTLYIFGYSASNDMPVTAGVYSAVNSGGTDAVYVRFELGPPAPSSFLSAAASTTSLSHSWAVNSTNESGFYIVDGSGAIRLRVPAAASTTVEAALLPNTLYTSRCTAYNGDGAFTSEASSKYTWIEAPSGLGSINTSSTSITVKAEGTFSNLSLGSSGILIENLTDGTNSGWIKADSWTFSDLLPGTEYSFRVRSRNGDAIENPVPFSKTLATAAKTPISVYSAGVQLRDGDTVSSRLAFSGIASTTEALDASSVRIYLDGSLVSDGTYSYYDSFEQAPDRATISYSVRTPLAAGTHTLSITAGGSGGSLFEASLVDLRVASETGSQGIIGAVLAHPNPYDPSSGNARITYNLEKDSAIALYIFGINGRLVLKKEFLSGSNGGKAGFNDVAWDGKDDFGNELGNGVYAVRIVDKAGMKVIGKSKVAIICGSASKTGAPLWPLAAVITAVLGLTASGGAHRFYRALKRKK
- a CDS encoding CTP synthase; translation: MSEDKKPKYIFITGGVVSSLGKGIVASSIGRLLKSRGLRVTVQKLDPYINVDPGTMNPYQHGEVFVTEDGAETDLDLGHYERFIDTYLGKVNNITTGMVYWTVLQKERRGDFLGGTVQVVPHITNEIKDRIRRVTKEEEFDVVICEIGGTVGDIESLPFLEAARQFSKEVGHANVVHIHVTLVPFLETTAEFKTKPTQHSVKELRGIGIHPEIIVCRSTEPITQELKEKIALFCDTDKDAVIGLPDASSIYEVPLSLQKEKVDNTLIKYLGLECGDGDLSEWKKMVEVIKNPARSVKIALVGKYVELNDAYLSVVEALKHGGIASDVKVELMWVNSEEIEKEDDVSRHFVGACAIIVPGGFGSRGIEGKIKAIKYARENKVPFLGLCLGMQCAVIEFARSVCSMADANSSEFNPHTKFPVIDYIPDQKNIKDMGGTMRLGAYPCKVEQGTRLFECYQEEWIYERHRHRYEVNNDLRSVLEEKGLKCSGIYTDANLVEVVEIADHPFFIAVQYHPEFKSRPNRPHPLFRDFVKAAVARSGEQEKLF